aaaaataagttttttgCGTGTGTGAGAGAAACTAAACACTTTATTTACATCAACACAATGGAACATGAATTATGAGCAATCACGTCTTATAAAGCATATTATgtgaacataataataatggctTTGCACAGACAAAAAGACATTAGGGCCAGGATATTCTCCTAGTATGATATGTACTATAATAAAAGTCATGTCTATAAATATTGGACATGTTCATGTATAATTACAAACATTTCTATTCGCGAGACTACGATCTTAGTGGGGAAAAATTTGCACAAGCCAGATTAATTTATTATCTGTCATGCACTTGCAGAGAGTGCAATATTCATCTATTATAAACACACAATAGTAAGATAGAAATCCTTCAGGTTTGATGTTTTTATAGAATGAGGTcgtgaccccccaaaaaaatcaaaatatacaaataatgaatgtttgtgAGTGCAATTGACAGAATAcgtcatgaggtgaaagatgaattgatccattcaactcggctacgccTTGTTGAATGGACCATTCTTCCATCTTTCACCAGATGAAGTATTCAGTCCATTGCACAATAGAAAAAACATtccttatttggtttatatgacacctaaaaaattattttttttcttatcaaattcatgaatttcgatTCAAAACATGCACATGCAGTGCGAATttggtctgttgattgttacgtcattacaacatgcgcactgctggtgcattagctgcagtctcggtgcgcaagtgcaatggacaaaatcggatggatccaaaattgctcGATGAATAAATCCAAATTGAAGAGTTGATGACGTtattgcaaaatgggctgaatgaacaatatcaaacaaccaatcaaatcacaaggatctatctaggtgtcatataatgtGTGTTAGTCTATTTTATCAAATAGTAGATCTTTAACGTATCACTGTCTTCAGTCACCAATAACATATGCATAATGAATATTGTCAAAATTTATGgattatatataaaatgaacCTGAATTAAATTCCAGATGTAAATCTACATACTCCACTCCAGACCAACCACAGTCAACTGACTATATAAAACGTATATTGAATAGTAACAAAAAAGcaacataataaatataatgtAAACAATATATCAGAGTTCATGTCTCAAGTTGGATATTCGGCCACTGAATCGAGCAAAGTCTAGCGTCTCAGGACTCTCAGCACTGTTCCTCTATACCTCCCAGCACCGTCAGGGTAAGATCGCATTATCCTCGAATGGATGCAGGCAGGTATTTGCACTCTTATGTCTTTGCCAAGATACCCCCAGCACCACCGAACAACTTTCCTATAAGCAACATATCGATACTTCCTGCaaaatacaaattgaaaaatacatgtatttattatcaCATTATCTTTCTGGAGCAAAGAATACTTActttcaaagaaatacaaagTGTAGTATGGTAATTTGACTTGAGTCCCCAACacaaatatgcatgtacatttcAAGAAACAATTCACAATTGCGTCCACAATCTTGAAAATTTCCCTAATGTAGACCTTAGTTTATAACTTGCAAGATGCCAAGTACATGTAGACTGTTTAGTGCTTACTAATATTTAGGACACTGATTTTCTATATACcctattttgtaatattttcaaatgattgtTTGTCATAAAGAAACTTACTCATTGTTCCGATCCTTAAAGGCCTTCGATGCTTGCCGCCATCGCTCTGTGTATTCTAGCCAACCAATGTAGAGAGAGGTTGGATGCAAAATTGCAGCCTCGAATGCCTCTGTGGTTGTCAAACACTGAACACCAAGTACATCAGCCTCTCTAGAAACTTCTGCTACCTCCCTGCAGCACAAGCAGTCCCCTGCAGAAAAGGACGGCTCCACATGGCAGTGGCCGCCACACAAGCACCTGATGAAAAaacgaaaacaaaatcatttgatttgtaatAGTAAATACTAAAAGCATATCATACAACACATTctagtttttaaaaattagTTTTCATAAATGTTAAATCACTTAGAAGTAACAGTACAATTTGCatgattgaaaatttgaaataaactgTAGTGTAGATCATCACCATACATTGATCAACAAATCAAAATGACCAAATTCAAGTCAGATCAAATCAACATTAATTTTCACAATTCCATAAATATCATCAATGGTCCATGGCATGGACACAGGGAATGGCCATGTACAGAATTTTTTTAGCTCATAATACAACAAAAAAGTAGTTCCCTCAAGTCTGCATAGTCCCCCTTTTCtacgcgattctagtaaaagataAGCAAAaagcacaaactttacacatgcaaagCATAGACAgctattcattaaaaaaatctgtctCAAAATGGTGGAAGATAACGATTTGGGGCATTTCATATGAccgcctcaaaatgcagcctttctcatcaaaatacctgaatcgtgtgcaaagtgaagaggtgcgcagacatggggtaggGTCTATCTatcaacatcttttttttcaatttaaaaatgactgcccaaggttttttccaagaaaatcctatatttctttcaaactatGAGATATGTGGTAAACttactcaaaataaaaataaggaacattattaactgaaagattttatgaaataaaaaaaaatatatgtcaaaTCTTAACTCGAATCGTTGGGTGGGCAGATTTGGGGGCCCCCATCACACATAGAAATAACCCTGGCGTAAAACATGTATAGAGCTAACTTCTAAGCTAACGTTACACGTCTACAAATAATGGGGTAGCCATAGCAcccaaaattaaaaagaaaaaaaaagaaattgtgcaCTTACCTCGATTACATGgatgaaaatctatcaaaatcaGAATCCTGAAATTGCGGCACAATCTGGActcacaaaaaaggaaaagttatgTCGCGTTCGTAATCTCCCTtcccaaataaaaaacaaaatggccgaacAGGAGAGAACAAACGCaacataaaaattttcattttttgatggTCCAGTTTGAGCCTCAAATTCAAAAGTCAAGTTGGGATTCTTGTTTTTGAAAAGATTTTCATCCATATAATAGAGGTAACAATTTCTTGTTTATCCTTTAATTTGGGGTGCTATGATAGGCTACCCCATTATGTAGATGTCTAACTGTAGTGTTTCTGTTAGAGCTAGATTTACACGGACAACGCCAGGCCCAGGCAGGGCTCTCCGACTCCGGCCCGCAACCAGGGGCAGGGTAGGCTCATACCGGTACCGCAGTTTTTACTAAAATTACAAGTTCTTCTTACCAATCATTGTTCAACAAACGAAGAGGTTCAACATCTTGTTGATGAGCATCGCCATCATTTACTAAGACATCACCATCTCTTGGTAACGGCTCATGGAGATATGGCTGTGGGACCCGAGGACGAGGTGCTACCGGTACTTCCCCGCCTGCAGGACGGGGGACTTCTGCATCGACGACGCCTTCCTCTCCGATTTCCCCACCATCGTCACTTGTTGAAGTAACATCTTCCCAAGAATCCCAGCTTCCATTTTCGTCCTCGTCCGTGCTCTCGTTTCTTTCATCACTTTCAAGTTCATCATCTTCGTCTTCAACAAAGTCTTCAAAATCCATGTAAAGGCCCAACTCATCATTATCTTCGGCCATTCTTTCACTTCGTCAACAAATGTCGAATAGAAAAGTAAAGCCACCGCAGTATACTACCGGTACCGTTTGTTTACGTAAATGCAATACAGCAAatagtctggtcagttagcggaattatgtggacacggtggacaaaagcatgattttttctccagacctttgtttatgtataagaattaagaatggggtatgctccaaaaaatctggctgcaggaacagtgaaaaaatgggtgaaaatgtcagaatttatgagttcagatttgtctgatatatagactagcgctagtgcaaaactcaatagcagtgcattattttgcattgaattagttcttgaattcagaccctttttgaacagatcttctgtttgtcctcgcatctcaatgcaccaaatatctgaatgaagatgctaaccaagccgaagggtgacggtggagggggttgaatgttggtgtgtgtgtacatattttggtcttggggtaaaggtgtgcaagacacattttttgcatgtgttggaaattgtgttgccatggtaacagtgtattattgcaaaaataaggtaaaaatcttgcagttagaaccacttcctctgtttttaaccgattctcatgaaatttggcacacacattggtcttgaggtgaagatgtctaagacacacttttgtgtgtctttcagaaatcttgttgccatggtaacaacatatctggtgaaaattggggaaaaaaccttacaattcaaactgtttcatcagttttcaatcaattttcatgaaatttggcacacacattggtattgaagtaaagatgtacatagcactttttgtgtgcattttcaaaattgtgttgccatgggaacaacatattatatggcgaAATTTAGTAAAacacttgcaatttgaactacttcatcagttttgaaccaattctcatgaaatttggctcacacattggccttggggtaaagatgtgcaagaaccttttttttgcatttgtcagagagtgcattaccagggtagccacatatgatagccagaaatgtaggaaaacttattgtggatcaaacttcttcccctgtttttagtcagtgctcataaaaattggaagaaatattcatcttagggtaaagattcatattaaattctaaatgtcttctctgcattaaaatgtggggtattaatcaccttcattaatatttctgggtttggggggaaggggcaggattagtcctttaaatctgacatcaaagaaggtaaaggcagtggccattagaaacataaaaattataaacactcttaaaaaacgcatccccttaagggcatataggctggaggtacactgggtgaatatgaaaccttccgctgaagcagaggagttccaacactggcaagcaaaacaaaatgtgtaccccttgtactttcaacagctgattttccaaaccttagttccacctccccaagatgtgcacccctccccataccacttttagttctaTTTCCTCATGCTCAAACCAGACAGcacctttgtccctcaggggtcaatgcatttttaaagctagacattactctttttCTGCGGGGGGtggggtctttagaaaatgacctcattaaaattacagttaaaggattatgactaggaacttaacccccccccccccgaaaaaaatagggggctgatatactttttagcagaaaatgcctcccccccttcaaaggtaagaagagtcctttgcacttcagaccattcatttgaagcttaatgcattctgatttgataaaaaatttgtttacagtacccaattaaccattgtttatttatattctcctactcagtcttttattcatattcatattccgttcctactctttctttttaactttcacatcactcttgattttgagcttcaccatgccatctcttt
This genomic window from Lytechinus variegatus isolate NC3 chromosome 10, Lvar_3.0, whole genome shotgun sequence contains:
- the LOC121423189 gene encoding uncharacterized protein LOC121423189 → MAEDNDELGLYMDFEDFVEDEDDELESDERNESTDEDENGSWDSWEDVTSTSDDGGEIGEEGVVDAEVPRPAGGEVPVAPRPRVPQPYLHEPLPRDGDVLVNDGDAHQQDVEPLRLLNNDWCLCGGHCHVEPSFSAGDCLCCREVAEVSREADVLGVQCLTTTEAFEAAILHPTSLYIGWLEYTERWRQASKAFKDRNNEKYRYVAYRKVVRWCWGYLGKDIRVQIPACIHSRIMRSYPDGAGRYRGTVLRVLRR